The following nucleotide sequence is from Populus trichocarpa isolate Nisqually-1 chromosome 11, P.trichocarpa_v4.1, whole genome shotgun sequence.
AGGATTCAGATAttatacataatttaatttttttttattattgaaatgaaTTAGCTCTCACTACTCGaaagaggaaaacaaaaagaattaggCTATTAGCAAAGTATTTTGTTATGCAAAATCCCTTTATCAACtcatagttttttctttcttttgtgcCTTGGAAATGGAGTCCGAATTGTTGGcaattaagatttttctttggACATCGTAGTCTGCAAATCAAGGCAGCTCACATGACTATTCCCTAGTTTCCAAACTAGATCCTCCTTTCAGAATTATTGTGATACTATGGATCTTCTCAAAGTTTTTGATATCTTCGATATATGCTCATTAATCTTAACTACATTAAAGAAGACATTAAATGCCTTTCCGATTCCtatcttttgatttatattatttgttaatatatttcttCAAGTAAGATTCTTGTAGACTGATTCAActataaaaacttatattattaattatgatgtAAATGTatggtttatattatttttaataatacatgAAAGGGAATCAAAAGAAACGCTAACTAAGACATAATCGAGGAGGCAACCGCGGGATGGATCCTGTAATTAACATGggagagaaatgaaagaaacaacGACGACTGTCAAGATCGAACCATAAAGCAAATAACTTATACTGAACTTTGAGAagaaagatttgaaaagaactaGCAAAAATGACGGAAcaaatttcattataaaattgGAAATCATTGTTTTGTAGCAGACCATAATCCTCCTGAAACTCTTACCAAATAAGTTTCAATTATTCCGGAAGGAGTTGAAACTTCCGGTGTTATTTTTGCACATGACAACTATTCCCACTCACTTCCTGCAAACTATTCCATGTCCACTGCTGGAACCTCCGGTGCAATCAAGCTTGCCAAAATCCATCAGAAGAGTGTCCTTTTGGTCCAAAACCCCAGCTGGAGAGAACACACAAGCGCCACAATCGGCAGAGAGAAGAGATGTTGTCCTAAACATTTCCTCTCCTCCCACAACTGGCATTGCAACTCCTGGCTTCGCCGGGTTCTTGAAATCAGGCTGGTAAGTCCTCCCAATTACCCCTTCAACTTTCGACGATAGACCAAAGAACtggaattgaacctctaagtgaGCAAAACAGTCATCGGAAGGTATCTGATAGTTATGAATCCTGTCATCTTCTTTGGTTACTGGCACAACATTGATTGAGATCTCTGCAACCTCCGGGAGAGTGACTAGGACACTGTTCTTGCTCGATGTTCTCTGTACTTTAATATCACTATCTGGGGATTGCCATGTAGATAACTGGCCTTCCGGTATGATTAGATCTTCCCCATTGTGGGAGAATTTTAGATGGTCAACCTCACCATTCCAGGTTGATGCTTCGGTGGCCTCAAGAGAGAAACTGTGCGAGTCGAAGAGGATGCCAAGGGCTTGAATCCAAGTAAAGTCCCTGGTTCTGCCTGCTGGCCGAAGGCCAATAAAACGGGCATTGATTTGTAGGTTGAGATCAGATACTAAGCTGAAATGTTCATTGCTTTTGCCATGAAAGTAAAAGACAATGCCATCTCCACCAATGAACCGGGGGTCCAAGCATGCTGCTCCAGGTGCATCGCAATTCGGCTTGATACCTATAATCACCAAGAAAATCATTTTGAGTCGTATAATTACTAGTATAACCCATCAAATGAGGAAAGCTGTTctgatttatgaaattatagaaCCGTTGTAAATAAACACTTACGTTTGCATTCGGTCTGGCATACGGGCGAGTTACAGTTCAAACGGCAAACTTTTCTCACTTTGGGGTCTGTTGGATTTGCTTTAGGGCATTCAGCTGGACATGCCATTTTCTTGCGAGCACATGGCCCGGTGATACAGGTCCGATAATCAGCATAGATTTGTGCTGCACCACAGGCAAGTAGCAGAATCATCAACAAGCCATAATTGCTACTCGAAACCTTCATAGCTATTTCCGTTCAATGACCTAAAGATATAATAGATTGTTGGTAACAAACCTGTGCTGATACTTGCCTCTAAAATTCTGATCTCTATATAGATTTTAACAAGTGggatttcttctccttttttaaaaaaggtaaaaaataaaaataataataataaaaaaaaaaccaacttgcAAATTCGATTTCTTGCTTAGCTGAACTTCCATGTGGTTGTCCTTCAAGTACATTTATGGATAGTTAATTTCTGGTCAATGCTTTAGAGCTTaaatcatgatttaaaattGTACTCCAAGGTATTCGACTTTCAGCCACACTGAAGAATTCAAAGCCTTTCCAAGGGTGCTGGTTTGAGTGTGCATTAAAGGGAATCAGCATGCTGAGTCCATGCTGAGTCCATGTGATAGCCACACCCTTTTAGCCTGGTAAACCGCTATGAATTCCTGTTTTTGTGCTGCTGCATGTTCCTTGATAGCGTTCCCTGGCTAATTACAGAGTACATACTCTCTGTTCAAtttcaacatcatttttttattcccaCTTGCGGCATTGCAGGTTTTGATTCCAGACATGATCCTTGACTATCGAACTCTTTCTCCTCCTCAAGAATCGAAGTCCTCACAATCGCCTTTGAAAAATAGAGCAGGGTCATCTCAGGAGCAATATCTGGCCCATAACCAGTAACCATTGGAGTCTAGACAGTGAAAATGGGGATTGTTTTTATCACTTGTGAAGTGAGCATGTAAGCTTCTGACAGTGACTCTTGAAAGAGAGTACAAGTACAATGAAATTCCTATCAAGTGGTACACCTACAAACTAAGGATTAGTACTATAACTTTATTGATAATAGGTTAAATGGGCACTATTCTCATTTGTTTGTTTCGGCATGCAAAACCGACAGATAGTTCAAGTTGCTGTCCCATGTTAATTGGAAATGTCATCTTAAAGCAACATTTTTAGGAATTCCAGCTTTAACAATCAGAAGCACAACAGTCTATATGCGACATTGTCCAATCCAGTGGTACATTCCCCTTGGATATATTATCTTGTAGCCCGGTTGGTGAAGTTATCCATCAATCATACATCGATTATTCATTATTCTTTATCCTTATTCACCAAGATTCTTAGGACACGACAAGCATCTGCAGACACATTATTTTTTCCTCCTGCACAAGAAAAGATGCCATACATGATATGCGCATCCTGCCCTATAAGATTCTCTTATCGCTCACGATTGATATAATCTCCCTAGCTTCTAACATATACACACCCCTTTTCCCAAGAATTTTGCGTTTGAGAGTCATGATTAAGGAAGTGAAAACCCAAGTCAATGTTGGGGTTGCAGTGGATGTCTTATGGAAAGCTTTAACCAAGGATTTGAAGGATATTCTTCCAAAAATGATGCCAAATTTAGTGAAGGATGCTGATATGCTAGAAGGAGATGGTGGCCTTGGTACAATCTATCTCTTCAACTTTGGTCCCGGTGAGTCCATTTCTTTGGCTTATACTAATCAATGACTGAACTTAATTTCTTAGTTGGATCATTTAATTTTCTGAATGAATTAAATCAGCAAGTGGAAATCACATATTTGTCTCGTCTCGATGTACCTGTGATGGCAGTAACCGAGTTTTTTTTGCATTCGAAATATTATGTCAGGTATAAAAACAGTAACATACCAGAAAGAAAGGGTTTCAGAGTTTGATGAGTCTGTTCATCGAATCGGCCTGGAAGTAATAGAAGGAGGCCATCTGGATCATGGGTTTTCTCATCACAAGGCAACTTTCCAGCTTACTTCAACCGGAGAGCAGGAGACTCTAATTGATGTCACGATCTCTTATGAGTCTGCAACAGAAGAAGATATCATGCCACCAAATACACCATCATCAACATTACTTTTCATCAAGAACCTGGAAAATTATTTGGTGCATGGTGCACCTTAGATCATTTTTATTACCTGGGTTTCTTCTCTTTTGAGTCCTTCCCTGTTACTGTAATGAAGGGCAGAGaatttcattttgatgcattgatcTTCAGTAATTTTTGAAGTAATAAAGTTTCCATGTCAtttaattaacaataacaaGTACATAGACACGCACAGAACATCTTTCCACTTCAATAACATCACCTACGAAATATTACTAGCACATGTATGACAAAAGACAAATGATTTTACTGCAAGTCAATATCATTGTCGTTTTAAAGTAGTAGAGTGCCATAGTTTGTCAACGATGGTAACCATCCCAAATCATGACacaccaaacataaaaaaaacataacagtGAATAGGAAGAAACGCCCTTGCAATACAAATACTGGCAAACAGCACCTGACAGCCGACATTACTTAATTAAGTCTGAAGCCAGGTAAGCttctattgtttttcattaGGAGAGCCACAAATTGCGGCATTTATTTCCTGCAAACGATGCCATATCCTGCAGAAGCCCCCTTGGTGCAGTCTAGAGTGCCATAGTTCATGACTGAGGAGGTCTGTTGGTTTGAACCACTTTGTGGAGAGAATATGCAGGAGTTGAAATCAGTAGAGAAAAGGGATGTGGTTCTGTAATTGTTTTCACCTCCCAAAATTGGCATTGCCACACCAGGCTTTGCAGGGTCTCAATCAGGCCTGTAAGTCCTGCCAAGTACTCCAACTTTTGAGGATAGGTGAAAGAACTAATTAAACTGCACCTCCAAGTGGACAAAGCAGTCATTAGCAGGCACTCGATagttgtggattttatcatctTGTATAGTCACTGGAACTTCATTGACCATCTGCTCTATCCTTCAAGGTGATTATGGCACTGTTCTTTCCTGATACTCTCTCTACTTTTACATCTCTCTCTGGTGAGTACCAGGTGGTAAGAGAGAGCCTTCAGGTATGACTAGATCTTGTCCATCGTAAGAGAACTTTAGAGGTCAACTTCACTGTCCCAACTTGCTGCCTTAGTGGCCTACAGAGAAAAGGTTTGAGAGTTGAAAAGGATTCCCAGGGTTTGAATCCAAGTGAAATCCCAGTCTCTGCTTGCTGGCCTGTGACCAATTAAGCGGCTGTTgatttgaagatcaaaatctgaTACTAAGCTGAAGTGCTCTTTGCTCTTTCCATGGAAAAAGAAGACGATGCCGTCACCACCAATGAAGCGAGGATCATAGCACGCTGATCCTGGGGCTTCACGGTTTGCTTTGCGAtctggaaaagaaagaagatatatatatatatatatcagaacCATGCTTCAGCAACTGTAGTTTCCACAACCAAATTTTGCAAATCGAcagccaataaaaaaacatctaaatgttttttaatcctGAACAGcatcattttcattaataaCATCATTGCCAATGCTATTTTAATTATCAACCTGATGAACATATTTAGCATTGATAATGAGAATTGAATGAATAGAAGATGGTTATATCTTACGCCTGCACTGGGCCGCGCAATGAGGAGAGTTGCAGTCAACATAGCAAACTTTTTTGTTGTAGTCATGTGAGTAAGGTGGCGTTTGATATGCCGGAGAATGATGGATTGAAcaggataattgtttttttgtgaaattatttGGTGTATCATTAgatattacaatttttttttattaagctaAGGCTGGTTCAGAGAAGAAAGTTTTATCCTACCAAAAAGAGAAGGATAAGcttgtttaactttttttttttttttttgtatagagattaatctagttgattttatcaatataaaaataaaaataataattattataaatttaaaattcaactaaaaatcgACTAGGAATAAGATTAGGATCACAGGTCAAGTAGACTATTAACTCgagtcaatataaaaataaaaaatattattatcatagtaTTAATATTCGACTCAAGGGTGTCGATCCAGGGTTAGGTTTGGATCACTGGGTTAGGTTTGGATCACTAGTATGAGTTGAccattgacccgggttaacataaggataaaaaattgttattattatagctttaaaactcaactcgggGTCG
It contains:
- the LOC7460851 gene encoding uncharacterized protein LOC7460851 codes for the protein MKVSSSNYGLLMILLLACGAAQIYADYRTCITGPCARKKMACPAECPKANPTDPKVRKVCRLNCNSPVCQTECKRIKPNCDAPGAACLDPRFIGGDGIVFYFHGKSNEHFSLVSDLNLQINARFIGLRPAGRTRDFTWIQALGILFDSHSFSLEATEASTWNGEVDHLKFSHNGEDLIIPEGQLSTWQSPDSDIKVQRTSSKNSVLVTLPEVAEISINVVPVTKEDDRIHNYQIPSDDCFAHLEVQFQFFGLSSKVEGVIGRTYQPDFKNPAKPGVAMPVVGGEEMFRTTSLLSADCGACVFSPAGVLDQKDTLLMDFGKLDCTGGSSSGHGIVCRK
- the LOC7462359 gene encoding phytohormone-binding protein CSBP, with the protein product MRILPYKILLSLTIDIISLASNIYTPLFPRILRLRVMIKEVKTQVNVGVAVDVLWKALTKDLKDILPKMMPNLVKDADMLEGDGGLGTIYLFNFGPGIKTVTYQKERVSEFDESVHRIGLEVIEGGHLDHGFSHHKATFQLTSTGEQETLIDVTISYESATEEDIMPPNTPSSTLLFIKNLENYLVHGAP